Proteins co-encoded in one Perca flavescens isolate YP-PL-M2 chromosome 11, PFLA_1.0, whole genome shotgun sequence genomic window:
- the si:ch211-67e16.4 gene encoding uncharacterized protein si:ch211-67e16.4 — protein MDVSIAVSLIRGQMGAVVERAVNVAVETVLAEMLKVVGVKFEELKAQVALMKRDVMTLQREKAQKEKETDNIRAKLRYTELKLKYYRQGVEEELQQRASASTLVRIHPSTFLQAQRGGAGVTSTDTSPSCSTTQTRTSEGPLTRSNQECTSPHSTSRHAVRVRCHSDVGVLSSDTSASLSVNTLSSESLDSILFCPAEQDTAQSKDQEDDCEWTVTLQPHTEGVDAAEVPPTVQALTLDPSQQSAAGPLSPYGSTQADSSTLTSSAPQVKQEAHEEEEEEEEEVICIKEEPEKEQEVMATLLLDCQVQQGHLPESESQRSGTEWSGLPTSQRNHTAAFSSARPTTYLMPQPVASLQSMVALPSGIPPRQAVRPWTKDLSLYEEYKLRRNELRRRSINKRRELEKTLPQPLLADLVRERREKTRLRVARWRAKRKLQACINQTQALGGAAGLSQTGFPNSSQHQQLRVTCAATSNSQQRQSSALPQSVLSNMSAANGISASLPFMPSTSSSSCLLPRGPNMAAHQHTVTSSSSYPQVSLLQQSISLTDTDILP, from the exons ATGGATGTCAGCATTGCCGTGTCGCTGATTCGAGGCCAGATGGGTGCCGTGGTTGAGCGAGCAGTGAATGTAGCGGTGGAGACGGTACTGGCTGAGATGCTCAAAGTGGTCGGAGTCAAATTTGAGGAGCTGAAAGCCCAAGTTGCGCTGATGAAGAGGGACGTCATGACGTTGCAGAGGGAAAAGGCCCAAAAAGAGAAGGAGACTGACAACATTCGAGCCAAGCTGCGCTACACCGAGCTGAAGCTGAAGTACTACAGGCAAGGAGtggaggaggagctgcagcagagagCCTCTGCCTCCACTCTGGTCCGCATCCACCCGTCCACCTTTCTTCAAGCACAGAGAGGCGGTGCAGGTGTTACCTCCACCGACACCTCTCCATCATGCTCGACTACTCAGACCAGGACCTCTGAGGGACCACTGACAAGAAGCAATCAAG aatgcacctcTCCACACAGCACGAGCAGGCATGCAGTTAGAGTGCGCTGTCATTCAGATGTGGGAGTTTTGAGCTCCGACACGTCTGCCTCACTCTCTGTGAACACACTATCATCAGAATCTTtggacagca TTTTGTTCTGTCCCGCAGAGCAAGACACCGCACAGAGCAAGGATCAGGAGGACGACTGTGAGTGGACTGTCACTCTGCAGCCACATACAGAGGGTGTGGACGCCGCCGAGGTCCCTCCTACTGTCCAGGCCCTGACTTTGGACCCGAGCCAGCAGTCAGCCGCTGGCCCGTTGTCCCCTTATGGTTCCACGCAGGCCGATAGCTCCACTCTGACTTCCTCTGCTCCACAG GTGAAGCAGGAGGCccatgaggaggaggaggaggaggaggaggaggtgatcTGTATCAAGGAGGAGCCAGAGAAGGagcaggaggtgatggccaccCTTCTGCTGGACTGCCAGGTTCAACAGGGTCATCTTCCAGAGTCAGAG TCTCAAAGGTCAGGGACGGAGTGGTCGGGCCTTCCAACAAGCCAGAGAAATCACACTGCAGCCTTCAGCTCAGCCCGACCAACCACCT ATCTGATGCCTCAGCCGGTGGCCTCCCTGCAATCGATGGTGGCTTTGCCATCTGGCATCCCACCTCGCCAGGCGGTGCGGCCCTGGACTAAAGACCTCAGCCTTTATGAAGAATACAAACTGCGCAGGAATGAGCTCCGGAGGCGAAGCATCAACAAACGCAGAGAGCTGGAGAAGACGCTGCCTCAGCCGCTGCTGGCAGATCTg GTGCGAGAGCGTCGAGAGAAGACCAGACTGAGGGTGGCCAGATGGAGGGCAAAACGGAAACTCCAGGCCTGTATTAATCAGACTCAG GCTCTAGGTGGCGCAGCAGGTCTTTCTCAAACTGGCTTTCCCAACAGCAGCCAGCATCAGCAGCTCAGAGTGACTTGTG CTGCCACCTCGAACAGTCAGCAGAGACAGAGCTCAGCGCTGCCTCAGTCAGTCCTCAGCAACATGTCAGCAGCAAACGGcatctctgcctctctccccTTCATGCCCTCCACCTCTTCCTCCTCGTGTTTGCTCCCGAGAGGCCCAAACATGGCTGCACATCAACACACTGTGACATCATCCTCTTCCTACCCCCAGGTCAGCCTATTGCAGCAGAGTATTTctctgacagacacagatatCTTGCCGTGA